Proteins encoded within one genomic window of Prauserella marina:
- the fdhF gene encoding formate dehydrogenase subunit alpha produces the protein MGLLKEHDLGTPAKPGPATVTVEIDGVPVTVPEGTSVMRAAAESGTDIPKLCATDSLDAFGSCRLCLVEIDGRKGTPASCTTPVADGMRVSTQTPKLEKLRQGVMELYISDHPLDCLTCAANGDCELQDMSGVVGLRQVRYGYEGENHLDAPKDTSNPYFDFDASKCIVCSRCVRACGEVQGTFALTIEGRGFDSKVSASAGELFMDSECVSCGACVQACPTATLQERSVVDLGMPTRSVLTTCAYCGVGCSFKAELRGDELVRMVPYKDGGANEGHSCVKGRFAFGYATHPDRKLKPMIRERVTDEWREVDWETAIAYTAEKFLAIQEKHGAGSVGGITSSRCTNEEVYVVQKLVRAAFGNNNVDTCARVCHSPTGYGLKQTFGTSAGTQDFRSVAEADVIVVIGANPTDGHPVFASRMKRRLREGAKLIVIDPRRIDLVRSPHVEAAHHLQLAPGTNVAVVNSIAHVVVTEGLADRSFVEQRCEDFDTWAEFIAQPEYSPESTESITGVPAAQLRAAAREYAKAGNGAIYYGLGVTEHSQGSTMVMGMANLAMATGNIGREGVGVNPLRGQNNVQGSCDMGSFPHELSGYRHVSDDAVREVFETLWRRPIGAEPGLRIPNMFDAAVEGSFRGLFVQGEDIAQSDPNTQHVNAALSALDLLVVQDLFLNETAEFAHVFLPGTSFLEKDGTFTNAERRINRVRPVMTPKTGKHEWQVACDIAEAMGYPMEYAHPREIMAEIAAVTPTFAGVSFDKLDELGSVQWPCNDAAPEGTPVMHVDGFVRGKGKFVPTPFVATRERSTRRYPLILTTGRILSQYNVGAQTRRTANIAWHKEDVLEIHPHDAEERGISDGDEVTMASRVGATSLRATLSDRMPVGVVYTTFHYPGTGANVVTTENSDWATNCPEYKVTAVQVGLKPGGRPEERIAAADETPALAD, from the coding sequence GGTGACCGTGCCGGAAGGTACGTCGGTGATGCGAGCCGCCGCGGAATCGGGGACCGACATCCCGAAACTGTGCGCGACCGACAGCCTCGACGCGTTCGGCTCGTGCAGGCTGTGCCTCGTCGAAATCGACGGTCGCAAGGGAACTCCCGCCTCGTGCACGACTCCCGTCGCCGACGGCATGCGGGTCAGCACGCAGACGCCGAAGCTGGAGAAGCTGCGGCAGGGCGTGATGGAGCTCTACATCTCCGATCATCCTCTCGACTGCCTCACCTGCGCGGCCAACGGTGACTGCGAACTACAGGACATGTCCGGTGTCGTCGGTCTTCGCCAGGTCCGCTACGGCTACGAGGGCGAGAACCATCTCGACGCGCCGAAGGACACCAGCAATCCCTACTTCGACTTCGACGCTTCGAAGTGCATCGTGTGCTCGCGGTGTGTCAGGGCGTGCGGCGAGGTGCAGGGAACGTTCGCGCTCACCATCGAGGGCAGGGGCTTCGACTCGAAGGTATCGGCGAGCGCGGGCGAGTTGTTCATGGACTCCGAGTGCGTCTCGTGCGGCGCCTGCGTGCAGGCGTGTCCCACGGCGACGCTCCAGGAGCGTTCGGTCGTCGATCTGGGAATGCCGACGAGGAGCGTGCTCACCACGTGTGCCTACTGCGGCGTCGGCTGTTCCTTCAAGGCCGAGCTGCGCGGTGACGAGTTGGTCCGCATGGTTCCCTACAAGGACGGCGGAGCCAACGAGGGCCACTCCTGCGTCAAGGGAAGGTTCGCCTTCGGTTACGCGACCCATCCCGATCGCAAGCTCAAGCCGATGATCCGCGAGCGCGTCACCGACGAGTGGCGCGAGGTCGACTGGGAGACCGCCATCGCGTACACGGCCGAGAAGTTCCTTGCCATCCAAGAAAAGCACGGCGCGGGCTCCGTCGGCGGCATCACCTCTTCCCGGTGCACCAACGAAGAGGTCTACGTCGTGCAGAAACTGGTGCGGGCGGCGTTCGGGAACAACAACGTCGACACCTGCGCGAGGGTGTGCCACTCGCCGACCGGATACGGGCTCAAGCAGACGTTCGGCACCTCGGCGGGTACGCAGGACTTCCGGTCCGTGGCCGAAGCCGACGTGATCGTGGTGATCGGAGCCAACCCGACCGACGGGCACCCTGTCTTCGCCTCGCGCATGAAGCGCAGGCTCAGGGAAGGCGCGAAGCTCATCGTGATCGACCCTCGGCGGATCGATCTCGTCCGCTCTCCCCACGTTGAGGCAGCGCACCACCTGCAACTCGCGCCGGGAACCAACGTCGCGGTCGTCAACTCGATCGCACACGTCGTCGTCACCGAAGGTCTTGCTGACAGGTCCTTTGTGGAGCAACGCTGCGAGGACTTCGACACGTGGGCCGAGTTCATCGCGCAGCCCGAGTACAGCCCCGAGTCGACGGAGTCGATCACCGGCGTCCCCGCCGCGCAATTGCGAGCCGCGGCCCGCGAGTACGCGAAGGCGGGCAACGGCGCGATCTACTATGGACTCGGCGTCACGGAGCACAGCCAGGGCTCGACGATGGTCATGGGCATGGCCAACCTCGCGATGGCGACCGGCAACATCGGCCGTGAGGGCGTCGGCGTCAACCCGTTGCGTGGCCAGAACAACGTGCAGGGTTCCTGCGACATGGGGTCGTTCCCTCACGAGCTTTCCGGCTACCGGCACGTTTCCGACGACGCCGTGCGCGAGGTGTTCGAAACGCTGTGGCGGCGGCCCATCGGCGCCGAGCCGGGACTGCGCATCCCGAACATGTTCGACGCCGCGGTGGAAGGCAGCTTCCGGGGACTGTTCGTGCAAGGCGAGGACATCGCCCAGTCCGACCCCAACACGCAGCACGTCAACGCGGCCCTCTCGGCGCTGGATCTGCTCGTCGTGCAGGACCTCTTCCTCAACGAGACGGCCGAGTTCGCGCACGTGTTCCTTCCTGGCACCTCGTTCCTGGAGAAGGACGGCACGTTCACCAACGCGGAGCGCCGCATCAACAGGGTGCGGCCGGTGATGACACCCAAGACCGGCAAGCACGAATGGCAGGTCGCCTGTGACATCGCCGAGGCGATGGGTTACCCCATGGAATACGCCCATCCTCGCGAGATCATGGCCGAGATCGCGGCGGTGACCCCGACGTTCGCGGGTGTCTCCTTCGACAAGCTCGACGAACTCGGCAGCGTGCAGTGGCCGTGCAACGACGCGGCTCCCGAGGGAACGCCCGTCATGCACGTCGACGGGTTCGTGCGGGGCAAGGGCAAGTTCGTGCCGACGCCGTTCGTCGCGACAAGGGAACGCAGCACCCGCAGGTATCCGCTCATCCTCACGACGGGCCGGATACTCAGCCAGTACAACGTCGGAGCGCAGACGAGGCGCACGGCCAACATCGCGTGGCACAAGGAGGACGTGCTGGAAATCCATCCGCACGACGCGGAGGAGCGCGGGATCTCCGACGGTGACGAGGTGACGATGGCGAGCAGGGTCGGGGCGACGTCGCTGCGCGCGACGCTCTCGGACCGGATGCCGGTCGGCGTCGTCTACACGACGTTCCATTATCCGGGCACCGGGGCGAACGTCGTGACCACCGAGAACTCGGACTGGGCCACGAACTGCCCCGAGTACAAGGTGACGGCGGTACAGGTCGGCCTCAAACCGGGCGGCCGTCCCGAGGAGCGGATCGCCGCAGCCGACGAGACACCGGCGCTGGCCGACTGA
- a CDS encoding formate dehydrogenase subunit delta, with protein sequence MTDTADTIAPEIRMINDIAVQFPHQEPGTAATAIAAHVRMFWEPRMRAELRKLSDTEPEAFEPLALAAARLLE encoded by the coding sequence ATGACCGACACCGCCGACACCATCGCGCCGGAGATCCGGATGATCAACGACATCGCCGTGCAGTTCCCTCACCAGGAGCCGGGTACGGCGGCGACGGCGATCGCGGCCCACGTCCGGATGTTCTGGGAACCCAGGATGCGGGCCGAGCTGCGAAAGCTCTCCGATACCGAGCCGGAGGCGTTCGAACCGCTCGCGCTCGCCGCGGCCCGGCTGCTCGAATAG
- a CDS encoding nitroreductase family deazaflavin-dependent oxidoreductase: MTSTNRYLKPAKADRAFNSLARGLTKVGISLLGSRVLTVEGRKSGQPRSIVLNLLKHDGERYLVSPRGHTEWVRNLRVAGEATLSVGSRSETVRPVELADEDKLPVIRAYLKKWGWEVGRFFEGVTVDTPDDELLDLAPGFPVFRLSNSH, encoded by the coding sequence ATGACCAGCACCAACCGTTACCTCAAGCCCGCCAAGGCGGACCGCGCGTTCAACTCGCTGGCAAGGGGGCTGACCAAGGTCGGCATCAGCCTGCTCGGCAGCAGGGTGCTCACCGTCGAGGGCCGCAAGTCGGGCCAGCCAAGGTCGATCGTGCTGAACCTGCTCAAGCACGACGGCGAGCGCTACCTGGTCTCGCCGAGAGGACACACCGAATGGGTGCGCAACCTGCGGGTGGCAGGCGAGGCCACACTCAGCGTCGGCAGCCGCTCCGAAACTGTGCGGCCGGTCGAACTCGCCGACGAGGACAAGCTCCCCGTCATCCGCGCGTACCTCAAGAAGTGGGGCTGGGAGGTCGGCAGGTTCTTCGAGGGCGTCACCGTCGACACCCCCGACGACGAACTGCTCGACCTCGCGCCCGGCTTCCCCGTCTTCCGTCTCTCGAACAGCCACTGA
- a CDS encoding TetR/AcrR family transcriptional regulator, which yields MPAAHRTARERARAEVTAAIKDEARTQLAKVGAEALSLRAVARQLGMVSSALYRYFPRKDDLLTALIVDAYNSLGTTAEAAAGTETHPRARWQATCHAIRAWARANPHEYSLIFGSPIPGYAAPVDTITPASRVPLALIAVVTAAVEQDLISSPHPQPALTAPLEAQAADVGARFAPGIPAPVLARLFVAWTQLFGMLSFELTGQFANSLEPADAFFGYAVDDMATFVGLH from the coding sequence ATGCCAGCAGCCCACCGAACCGCACGCGAGCGCGCCAGAGCCGAAGTCACGGCCGCGATCAAGGACGAGGCCCGCACCCAGTTGGCCAAGGTCGGCGCCGAGGCCCTTTCCCTGCGCGCGGTCGCGAGACAGCTCGGCATGGTGTCCTCGGCTCTCTACCGGTACTTCCCGCGCAAAGACGACCTGCTGACCGCGCTCATCGTCGACGCGTACAACTCGCTTGGCACGACGGCCGAGGCCGCGGCAGGTACGGAAACCCACCCGAGAGCGCGCTGGCAAGCCACCTGCCACGCCATCCGCGCGTGGGCGAGGGCCAACCCGCACGAATACTCGCTGATCTTCGGCTCGCCCATCCCCGGCTACGCGGCGCCCGTCGACACCATCACCCCGGCGAGCAGGGTTCCGCTCGCGCTGATCGCCGTCGTCACCGCCGCCGTCGAACAAGACCTGATCAGCTCGCCACACCCGCAACCAGCACTGACCGCCCCACTGGAAGCCCAGGCGGCCGACGTCGGCGCGCGGTTCGCGCCAGGCATCCCGGCCCCGGTGCTGGCGAGACTTTTCGTCGCCTGGACCCAGCTCTTCGGCATGCTCAGCTTCGAACTCACCGGCCAGTTCGCCAACAGCCTCGAACCCGCCGACGCCTTCTTCGGCTACGCCGTCGACGACATGGCGACGTTCGTCGGGCTTCACTGA
- a CDS encoding OsmC family peroxiredoxin, which yields MVSRDATTHWTGGLNSGKGTVTLDSSNAGQFDVSFPRRIGDAEGQTSPEELIAAAQSSCLAMNLSAVLERNGHAPKTIDVSAEVTVSPVDGGLSITAIDITLRADVDSTVGIDQEAFQVLAATAKDTCPVSKALSGTTITLDAALT from the coding sequence ATGGTCAGCCGTGACGCCACGACACACTGGACAGGTGGACTGAACTCGGGCAAGGGAACGGTCACGCTCGACTCGTCGAACGCGGGGCAGTTCGACGTGTCGTTTCCTCGGCGCATCGGCGACGCGGAGGGACAGACGAGCCCCGAGGAACTCATCGCGGCAGCCCAGTCGTCCTGCCTCGCGATGAACCTCTCCGCCGTACTCGAACGCAACGGGCACGCGCCGAAGACCATCGACGTCAGCGCCGAGGTGACCGTGAGCCCCGTCGACGGCGGATTGAGCATCACCGCCATCGACATCACCCTGCGCGCTGACGTCGACAGCACTGTCGGCATCGATCAGGAAGCCTTCCAGGTACTCGCCGCGACCGCGAAGGACACCTGCCCGGTGAGCAAGGCCCTCTCCGGTACGACGATCACGCTGGACGCCGCACTGACCTGA